A genomic stretch from Flavobacterium sp. KS-LB2 includes:
- a CDS encoding PaaI family thioesterase: MTFDKEKILQYCNHVSKNTLMQTLKIEYTDAGEDFLVATMPVNPSVHQPMGLLHGGASVALAESVGSAASMLYVNSELSEVRGIEISANHLKAKRDGIVTATAKIVHKGRSIHLWEIRITDENNNLISLCKLTNMVLPKRKAGDK, from the coding sequence ATGACATTCGACAAAGAAAAAATACTTCAATATTGCAATCACGTTTCTAAAAACACCTTAATGCAAACATTGAAGATCGAATATACTGATGCGGGAGAAGATTTTCTGGTTGCTACAATGCCTGTGAATCCCTCTGTTCATCAGCCAATGGGATTATTGCATGGTGGCGCATCAGTGGCTTTAGCAGAAAGTGTGGGTAGTGCCGCTTCAATGCTTTATGTGAATTCTGAACTAAGCGAGGTGCGCGGAATTGAAATTTCAGCCAATCATTTGAAAGCAAAGCGGGACGGAATTGTAACGGCAACCGCTAAGATTGTTCACAAGGGGAGAAGTATTCATCTTTGGGAAATCCGAATTACGGATGAAAACAATAACTTGATTTCACTTTGTAAACTTACCAATATGGTTTTACCAAAAAGAAAAGCAGGAGATAAATAA
- a CDS encoding isochorismate synthase, with protein sequence MIDFFIKVKQHKAQNLPFVLYRKPNNINLAGYFQNNDHLYFAENFEETGFVFAPFEGSQMILIPRNQSVKWQTLITSVKENEESDVLNLEDFQAKEHFVRLVEKGIDAIAKGTLKKVVLSRKEIVDLPNFDLVSVFEKLIQSYPTAFCYCWFHPKIGLWMGATPEQLLKSNNNTFYTMALAGTQKLQGITEVAWEQKEIEEQQFVTDFILNNLKDVTTEVAVSSPYTMQAGTLAHIKTDVEGVIKDNATLKQVVSVLHPTPAVCGLAKEAAKDFILHNEGYEREYYTGFLGELNKVGFNKEELKSDLYVNLRCMQIKDASNHELTKAHLYMGCGITKDSIPENEWKESVNKSATMKRVL encoded by the coding sequence ATGATTGATTTTTTTATAAAAGTAAAACAACATAAAGCTCAAAACTTACCTTTTGTCTTGTACAGAAAACCAAATAACATCAATCTAGCAGGTTATTTTCAAAATAATGACCATTTGTATTTTGCCGAAAATTTTGAAGAAACAGGTTTTGTTTTCGCTCCTTTTGAAGGAAGTCAGATGATACTGATTCCTAGAAATCAATCGGTAAAATGGCAGACCTTGATTACTTCTGTTAAAGAAAATGAGGAATCTGATGTTCTGAATTTAGAAGATTTTCAAGCAAAGGAACATTTTGTAAGGCTTGTTGAAAAGGGAATTGATGCTATTGCAAAAGGGACTTTGAAAAAAGTGGTATTGTCACGGAAAGAAATAGTTGATTTACCTAATTTTGATTTAGTTTCAGTTTTCGAAAAATTAATTCAGAGTTACCCAACTGCTTTTTGCTATTGTTGGTTTCATCCAAAAATAGGATTATGGATGGGTGCTACACCAGAGCAATTGCTCAAGTCTAATAATAATACCTTTTATACAATGGCTTTGGCAGGAACTCAAAAACTTCAAGGAATAACTGAAGTGGCTTGGGAGCAGAAAGAAATAGAAGAGCAGCAATTTGTCACTGATTTTATTTTGAATAATCTAAAGGACGTGACTACGGAGGTAGCAGTTTCAAGCCCTTACACGATGCAAGCAGGAACTTTGGCGCATATTAAAACAGATGTTGAAGGCGTAATAAAAGATAATGCTACTTTGAAACAAGTTGTTTCTGTTTTGCATCCTACGCCAGCTGTCTGTGGATTGGCAAAAGAGGCTGCTAAGGATTTTATTCTTCACAATGAAGGTTATGAAAGAGAATACTACACTGGTTTTTTAGGAGAATTGAACAAGGTTGGATTTAATAAAGAAGAATTAAAATCCGATTTGTATGTCAATTTACGATGCATGCAAATAAAGGATGCTTCCAATCACGAATTGACAAAAGCTCATCTATACATGGGGTGTGGTATTACAAAGGACAGCATTCCTGAAAATGAATGGAAGGAGAGTGTGAATAAATCTGCTACTATGAAACGTGTATTGTAA
- the bshB1 gene encoding bacillithiol biosynthesis deacetylase BshB1, translating to MKLDILAFGAHPDDVELGCAGTILKEISLGKTVGIIDLTRGELGTRGSAEIRDQEANAAAKILGVSARENLEMRDGFFVNDEKHQLEIIKMIRKYQPEIVLCNAIDDRHIDHAKGSKLVSDACFLSGLMKIETTLEDERQKAWRPKLVYHYIQWKNIEPDFVVDITGFTDKKIESILAYGSQFYDANSNEPESPITSKNFLESLNYRSRDLGRLTGVEHAEGFTVERYLAVNSLGDLM from the coding sequence ATGAAATTAGATATACTTGCTTTTGGTGCACATCCTGATGATGTAGAATTAGGTTGTGCAGGAACTATTTTAAAAGAAATCTCGTTAGGGAAAACAGTAGGGATTATTGATTTGACCCGAGGCGAATTAGGAACTCGTGGTTCAGCTGAAATTAGAGACCAAGAAGCAAATGCTGCCGCAAAGATTTTAGGAGTTTCTGCGCGTGAAAATTTAGAAATGCGTGATGGTTTTTTTGTTAATGACGAAAAGCATCAATTAGAAATTATAAAAATGATTCGAAAATATCAGCCTGAAATTGTTTTGTGTAATGCAATTGATGACCGACATATTGATCATGCAAAAGGAAGTAAGCTGGTTTCTGATGCTTGTTTTCTATCAGGGCTGATGAAGATTGAAACCACATTAGAAGATGAAAGACAAAAGGCTTGGAGACCCAAGTTGGTATACCATTACATACAATGGAAAAATATTGAACCGGATTTCGTAGTTGATATTACAGGTTTCACAGATAAAAAAATCGAATCCATTTTGGCATACGGTTCTCAATTTTATGATGCAAATTCTAATGAACCAGAATCGCCAATAACGAGTAAAAACTTCTTAGAAAGCCTGAATTATCGTTCTAGAGATTTAGGAAGACTCACAGGAGTAGAACATGCCGAAGGTTTTACTGTTGAAAGATATTTGGCAGTCAATAGCTTAGGAGATTTGATGTAA
- a CDS encoding M28 family peptidase: MKKIPLLGLMVVLNMSCTTQKISIANIDPTKYMNTITADELKTHLYIVASDEMEGRETGSAGQKKAGLYLINEYKKNGISFPTGASDFYQKIPAAFLNAKRNENLPDSENVWAFIEGSEKPNEILVISAHYDHVGAKNGEIYNGADDDGSGTVALLEIAQAFQIAKKAGHGPKRSILFLHVTGEEHGLHGSRYYSENPLFPLANTITDINIDMIGRRDEAHAGSNNYVYVIGANRLSTDLDNICTIANAKYTNLDLDYKYNDPKDPNHFYERSDHYNFAKYGIPSVFLFNGVHADYHKPTDSPDKIEYDALTKRAQFAFVTAWELANRTERPIVDKK; encoded by the coding sequence ATGAAAAAAATCCCTTTATTAGGTCTGATGGTCGTTTTAAATATGAGCTGTACTACTCAAAAAATTAGTATTGCAAATATCGACCCTACAAAATACATGAATACAATTACGGCTGACGAATTAAAAACGCACCTTTATATCGTTGCTTCTGACGAAATGGAAGGTCGTGAAACAGGTTCAGCAGGCCAGAAAAAAGCAGGTCTATACCTCATCAATGAATACAAGAAAAACGGTATCAGCTTCCCAACTGGAGCTTCAGACTTTTACCAAAAAATCCCTGCTGCGTTCCTTAATGCAAAACGCAATGAAAACTTACCCGATTCAGAAAATGTTTGGGCATTCATAGAAGGCTCTGAAAAACCAAATGAGATACTAGTTATTTCTGCCCATTACGATCACGTAGGTGCAAAAAACGGAGAAATTTATAATGGTGCTGATGATGATGGATCAGGAACAGTGGCCTTGTTAGAAATTGCGCAAGCATTCCAAATTGCTAAAAAAGCAGGACACGGCCCAAAACGCTCAATACTTTTTCTTCATGTTACTGGTGAAGAACACGGCTTACATGGTTCCAGATATTACTCTGAAAATCCTTTGTTTCCCTTAGCAAACACCATTACTGATATTAATATTGACATGATAGGGCGTCGTGACGAAGCGCATGCTGGCAGTAATAATTATGTATATGTGATTGGCGCAAACCGATTATCGACAGATTTAGATAACATTTGCACCATTGCAAACGCTAAATACACCAATTTGGATTTAGATTATAAATACAATGACCCTAAAGATCCAAACCATTTCTATGAGCGTTCTGACCATTATAACTTTGCAAAATATGGTATTCCTTCAGTATTCCTTTTCAACGGCGTACATGCAGACTATCACAAACCAACAGACAGTCCTGACAAAATTGAATACGATGCATTAACAAAAAGAGCGCAATTTGCTTTTGTAACCGCTTGGGAACTGGCAAATCGTACCGAAAGACCTATCGTAGATAAGAAATAG
- a CDS encoding DUF3667 domain-containing protein, whose product MSKSKIRNDKTCLNCRYVVENRFCPNCGQENTDTRKTFHHLFIHFFEDLTHYENAFWRTIKNLLFKPSALTKEYLSGKRLSYLAPVRLYIFISFITFLLIAIFPNTINSNENALKKEPKVTTKNKFLQNTIITKNDSVIENQTNSKDDINILSFGYESVEQLDSIQKHAPESEKLSDFNYWMNRKIQIVKKNNTQSEIIEKFISSFTHNLPKVLFVFMPIFAFFLWLFHSKKRWYYFDHGIFTLHYFSFLLLLFLLLFLINKGLSPFAALGIVSFIQIVINVIGTAWMIYYFFPAHHRFYGETRLISFIKSSLLFFINFILIIIILSIFAIYTFINLH is encoded by the coding sequence ATGTCCAAAAGTAAAATAAGAAACGACAAAACGTGTCTGAATTGCAGGTATGTTGTAGAAAATAGATTCTGTCCTAATTGTGGACAAGAGAATACGGATACCCGAAAGACCTTTCACCATCTCTTTATCCACTTCTTTGAAGACTTAACGCACTATGAAAATGCTTTTTGGAGAACCATAAAAAATCTTTTATTCAAGCCCTCTGCATTGACTAAAGAATATCTTTCTGGGAAACGACTCTCCTATTTGGCTCCTGTTCGGCTTTATATTTTTATCAGTTTTATTACTTTTCTATTGATTGCTATTTTTCCCAATACAATCAATTCCAATGAAAATGCACTCAAAAAAGAACCAAAAGTAACCACTAAAAATAAGTTTCTTCAGAATACTATTATTACCAAAAATGATTCGGTTATAGAGAACCAAACTAATTCAAAAGATGACATCAATATACTGTCATTTGGATACGAATCAGTAGAACAATTAGACTCCATCCAAAAACATGCGCCTGAGTCTGAAAAGTTATCCGATTTTAATTATTGGATGAATAGAAAAATTCAAATTGTTAAAAAAAACAACACACAAAGTGAAATTATTGAAAAATTCATAAGCTCCTTTACCCATAATTTACCCAAAGTCCTGTTTGTTTTCATGCCTATCTTTGCTTTTTTTCTCTGGCTTTTCCATAGCAAAAAACGCTGGTATTACTTTGACCATGGCATTTTTACCTTACATTACTTTTCGTTTTTATTACTCCTTTTTCTATTACTGTTCCTTATTAACAAAGGATTGTCTCCATTTGCAGCACTAGGGATTGTTTCTTTCATACAGATAGTCATTAACGTCATAGGAACTGCATGGATGATTTATTATTTCTTTCCCGCACACCATCGTTTTTATGGAGAAACGCGCTTAATATCTTTTATAAAAAGTAGCTTACTATTTTTTATAAACTTCATTCTTATCATAATAATTTTATCAATTTTTGCTATTTACACCTTTATCAATTTACATTAA
- a CDS encoding dienelactone hydrolase family protein, whose protein sequence is MKNIFLAFLGFLLFSNGAFAQLKAVQYTDGNQKLNGLAIAPKKGSKTKPGILILPAWKGIDNHSKESAEKLSNMGYYAFIADIYGEGNYPTNTQEAGKQAGYYKTNVSDYQRRIQLALDQLVKAGANPDNIVMIGYCFGGTGVLEAARTGMKTQGIVSFHGGLGRDAARVNNPITTRVLVLHGADDPYVPVTEITAFQQEMRDTKADWEMIYYADAVHAFTEPEAGNDNSKGAAYNEKAAKRSWERMNTFLKEVLK, encoded by the coding sequence ATGAAAAATATTTTCTTAGCCTTTTTAGGATTTTTATTATTCTCCAACGGCGCTTTTGCACAGTTAAAAGCAGTACAATACACGGATGGAAATCAAAAATTAAACGGATTAGCAATTGCACCTAAAAAAGGAAGCAAAACGAAGCCCGGAATTTTAATCCTTCCCGCATGGAAAGGAATCGACAATCACTCCAAAGAATCAGCAGAAAAACTTTCAAACATGGGATATTATGCCTTTATAGCTGATATTTATGGCGAGGGAAATTATCCTACCAACACACAAGAAGCAGGAAAGCAAGCTGGTTATTACAAAACTAATGTGAGTGATTATCAAAGACGCATTCAACTTGCGTTAGATCAATTAGTAAAAGCAGGCGCTAATCCAGACAATATTGTTATGATTGGTTATTGTTTTGGTGGAACTGGTGTTCTAGAAGCTGCAAGAACTGGAATGAAAACACAAGGAATTGTTTCTTTTCATGGTGGTTTAGGTCGTGACGCTGCTAGAGTAAACAATCCAATTACTACTAGAGTTTTAGTGCTTCACGGCGCTGATGATCCTTATGTTCCTGTAACTGAAATAACCGCTTTTCAACAAGAAATGAGAGATACAAAAGCAGATTGGGAAATGATTTATTACGCTGATGCAGTTCATGCTTTTACAGAGCCTGAAGCTGGGAATGATAATTCTAAAGGAGCGGCGTACAATGAAAAAGCAGCAAAACGTTCTTGGGAACGCATGAATACTTTCTTAAAAGAAGTTTTGAAATAA